In Bos taurus isolate L1 Dominette 01449 registration number 42190680 breed Hereford chromosome 11, ARS-UCD2.0, whole genome shotgun sequence, one DNA window encodes the following:
- the OR1J4E gene encoding olfactory receptor family 1 subfamily J member 4E, which produces MRRENQSSVSEFLLLGLPIWPEQQGMFFTLFLGVYLTTVLGNLLILLLIRLDARLHTPMYFFLSHLALTDVSFSSVTVPKMLINMQTQHQSISYVGCVTQTYFFLFFTDLDDFLLTSMAYDRYVAICHPLHYSTVMGQGLCTLLVTVSWILSCASALCHTLLLTRMSFCADHSIPHFFCDLDALLKLSCSDTSLNKLAIFTVGVAVIVLPLVCILISYGRIGATILKVPSTKGICKALSTCGSHLSVVFLFYGTIIGLYTLPSSSTSNDKNIIASVMYTAVTPMLNPFIYSLRNREMKGALGRLSRREIFFSK; this is translated from the coding sequence ATGAGGAGGGAGAACCAGAGCAGCGTGTCCGAGTTCCTCCTCCTGGGGCTGCCCATCTGGCCAGAGCAGCAGGGCATGTTCTTCACCCTGTTCCTGGGCGTGTACCTGACCACGGTGCTGGGCAACCTGCTCATCCTCCTGCTCATCAGGCTGGACGCTcgcctccacacccccatgtacttcttcctcagccACTTGGCCCTCACTGACGTCTCCTTCTCATCTGTCACTGTCCCTAAGATGCTCATCAACATGCAGACTCAGCATCAATCCATCTCCTATGTAGGGTGTGTAACACAGacatatttcttcctcttttttactGATCTGGATGATTTCCTGCTCACCTCGATGGCCTATGATCGGTACGTGGCCATCTGCCACCCTCTCCACTACAGCACCGTCATGGGACAGGGGCTGTGCACCTTACTAGTAACTGTGTCCTGGATTCTCTCCTGTGCCAGTGCCCTGTGTCACACCCTCCTCCTGACCCGGATGTCCTTTTGTGCTGACCACAGCATCCCCCATTTCTTCTGTGACCTTGATGCCCTGCTGAAGCTCTCCTGCTCAGACACATCCCTCAACAAACTGGCCATTTTCACAGTAGGAGTGGCCGTCATTGTCCTCCCACTAGTATGCATCCTGATCTCTTATGGCCGCATTGGGGCCACCATCCTGAAGGTCCCCTCCACCAAGGGGATCTGCAAAGCATTGTCCACATGTGGCTCCCACCTCTCTGTGGTTTTCCTATTTTATGGAACAATTATTGGACTGTATACTTTACCCTCATCCAGCACCTCTAATGACAAGAACATAATAGCTTCAGTGATGTACACAGCggtcacacccatgctgaaccctTTCATCTATAGCCTGAGGAACAGAGAGATGAAGGGGGCTCTGGGGAGACTTTCCAGGAGAGAGATCTTCTTTTCTAAGTAG
- the OR1J26 gene encoding olfactory receptor 1J21, giving the protein MGRENQSSMSEFLLLGLPIQPEQKGVFFALFLGVYLATVLGNLLILLVIRLDPHLHTPMYFFLSHLAFIDITFSSVTTPKMLMNMQTQSQSISYAGCISQVYFFLMLGCLDSFLLTSMAYDRYVAICHPLHYITIMSQSLCFLLVIVSWVLSSASAILHTLLLAHLSFCGDNLLPHFFCDLATLLKLSTSDTTVNELFILTVGVVVITLPFACILVSYGCIGATILRVPSTKGLYKALSTCGSHLSVVALYYGTIIGLYFFPSSNNSNDKDVIVAILYTLITPMLNPFIYSLRNQDMKGALGNILSRGRFS; this is encoded by the coding sequence ATGGGGAGGGAAAATCAGAGCAGCATGTCCGAgttcctcctcctggggctccCCATCCAGCCAGAGCAGAAGGGTGTGTTCTTCGCCCTGTTCCTGGGCGTGTACCTGGCCACGGTGCTGGGCAACCTGCTCATCCTCCTGGTCATCAGGCTGGACCCTCACcttcacacccccatgtacttcttcctcagccACTTGGCCTTCATTGACATCACTTTTTCATCAGTCACAACTCCAAAGATGCTCATGAATATGCAGACACAGAGTCAATCCATCTCCTATGCTGGGTGCATTTCCCAGGTGTATTTTTTCTTAATGCTTGGGTGTCTTGACAGCTTTCTTCTCACCTCAATGGCCTATGACAGGTATGTGGCCATCTGTCACCCCCTCCACTACATCACAATTATGAGTCAGAGCCTGTGTTTCCTGTTAGTAATTGTGTCCTGGGTCCTGTCCTCTGCTAGTGCCATCTTACACACCCTCCTCCTGGCCCATCTCTCTTTCTGTGGAGACAATCTTCTCCCTCACTTCTTCTGTGACCTTGCCACCTTACTTAAACTGTCCACCTCAGATACCACAGTCAATGAGCTGTTTATCCTCACTGTGGGAGTGGTGGTCATTACCCTGCCATTTGCATGCATATTGGTCTCTTATGGTTGCATTGGGGCAACCATCCTTAGGGTCCCCTCCACCAAGGGACTCTACAAAGCCTTGTCTACATGTGGGTCCCACCTCTCTGTGGTGGCTCTGTACTATGGAACAATTATTGGACTGTACTTTTTCCCCTCATCTAATAACTCTAATGACAAGGATGTTATTGTGGCCATATTGTACACTCTGATCACTCCCATGCTAAATCCTTTTATCTACAGTCTGAGAAATCAGGATATGAAAGGAGCTCTGGGAAATATACTTAGTAGAGGAAGATTTTCTTAA